From one Bacteroides eggerthii genomic stretch:
- a CDS encoding zincin-like metallopeptidase domain-containing protein → MAGYRKRNTEGPNSEDKALDLFAEMMIEKIESIQKDWHKPWFTEGVLQWPRNLSGREYNGMNALMLLLHCENEGYKIPRFCTFDCVQRLNKPGKDGQELPRVSVLKGEKSFPVMLTTFTCIHKETKEKIKYDDYKKLSDEEKAQYNVYPKMQVFRVFNVAQTNLREARPELWEQLEVENGKRIENGEHFSFAPVDTMIRDNLWICPIKPRHQDEAYYSITRNEIIVPEKEQFQSGEAFYGTLFHEMVHSTGAEGVLDRLQPTSFGSKEYAREELVAELGSALIAQRYGMTKHIKEDSCAYLKGWLDELKESPQFIKTTLLDVKRASSIVTQKVDKIAQELEQNVTEEQENKHSTKERIFYASVAYLQSTDDTTQLDELKDKGDYKGLLALAKEYYDGNGMDEQHTFASPLQNRGDDLLIEDKDFAVVYNGSVGGTYDIMLKYTEQEVRDHIRRYGTDRASDDVKEVAKDMAAEEFDVLKHQKLPMFEMPNGKHLFVWYNRETDTLNAGPFTGTDIPDRHRFAYNHCLSMEANLQSVNEKLEGMEEYQAEVQEESYISGLHR, encoded by the coding sequence ATGGCCGGTTATAGAAAGCGAAATACAGAGGGACCGAACAGCGAGGATAAGGCGCTGGACCTCTTTGCCGAGATGATGATCGAGAAAATCGAAAGCATCCAGAAAGATTGGCACAAGCCGTGGTTTACCGAGGGTGTACTGCAATGGCCGCGTAACCTGTCGGGGCGCGAGTACAACGGTATGAACGCCCTGATGCTGCTCCTGCATTGTGAGAACGAAGGGTACAAGATTCCCCGTTTCTGTACGTTCGACTGCGTGCAGCGGCTCAACAAACCCGGTAAGGACGGACAAGAACTGCCAAGGGTATCTGTGCTGAAAGGCGAGAAATCCTTTCCCGTGATGCTGACCACATTCACCTGCATACACAAGGAGACAAAGGAAAAAATCAAGTATGACGATTACAAGAAGCTCTCCGACGAGGAGAAGGCGCAATACAACGTCTATCCCAAAATGCAGGTGTTCCGGGTGTTCAATGTCGCCCAGACCAACTTGCGGGAGGCACGACCGGAGTTGTGGGAGCAGTTGGAGGTAGAGAACGGGAAAAGGATCGAAAACGGCGAACATTTCAGTTTCGCGCCCGTCGATACGATGATTCGGGATAACCTTTGGATTTGTCCTATCAAACCGAGACATCAGGACGAAGCATACTACTCGATTACGAGAAACGAGATAATCGTGCCCGAAAAAGAACAGTTCCAGTCCGGAGAAGCCTTTTACGGAACGCTGTTTCATGAAATGGTCCACTCCACCGGCGCCGAGGGTGTTCTCGACCGCCTCCAGCCGACATCTTTCGGCTCGAAAGAGTATGCCCGCGAGGAACTGGTGGCCGAACTCGGCAGTGCACTGATCGCACAACGCTATGGCATGACCAAGCATATCAAGGAAGACAGTTGCGCATACCTCAAAGGGTGGCTCGATGAATTGAAGGAATCGCCACAGTTTATCAAGACGACGCTTCTGGACGTGAAAAGGGCTTCGTCAATCGTTACTCAAAAGGTGGATAAGATTGCACAGGAGTTGGAACAAAATGTTACTGAAGAGCAAGAGAACAAACACTCGACCAAGGAACGTATCTTTTACGCATCGGTGGCTTATCTCCAATCCACCGATGACACGACGCAACTGGACGAATTGAAGGACAAAGGCGACTACAAGGGATTGCTGGCACTCGCCAAGGAGTATTACGACGGCAACGGTATGGACGAGCAGCATACATTCGCTTCTCCCCTCCAGAACCGGGGAGATGATCTGCTAATCGAGGATAAAGACTTTGCCGTAGTGTACAACGGAAGTGTCGGGGGCACTTACGACATCATGCTGAAGTACACGGAACAGGAGGTGCGAGACCATATCCGGCGTTACGGAACCGACCGCGCCAGCGATGATGTGAAAGAGGTGGCCAAGGATATGGCGGCGGAAGAGTTTGATGTCCTGAAACATCAGAAACTCCCGATGTTCGAGATGCCGAACGGAAAACATCTGTTCGTCTGGTATAACAGGGAAACCGACACGCTCAATGCCGGACCGTTTACCGGTACGGATATACCCGACAGACACCGCTTCGCTTACAACCATTGTCTGTCGATGGAAGCCAACCTGCAAAGCGTGAACGAGAAACTGGAGGGTATGGAAGAATACCAGGCCGAAGTGCAAGAGGAAAGCTACATCAGCGGTCTGCACCGATAA
- a CDS encoding OB-fold nucleic acid binding domain-containing protein yields MIKCNVTVCGTIGRNASARTNKEGNSFLSFPLRVTIPDRDGQNEVIEISVSKDGSQEEASGYRNGSHVEITGTLFLKRRGDKLYFNLFADRIDPVASDTADFLKGDMAFRGKVGKNIEERKDRNDKPYTMFSAFSIKKVDENFEYQWVRFFCFDRQREEWLQPGVKVEAKGELTVSVHNGKPDISCRVEELMQYVPESDNSNQ; encoded by the coding sequence ATGATTAAATGTAATGTTACGGTATGCGGCACGATAGGCCGCAATGCTTCGGCGAGAACAAACAAGGAAGGAAATTCGTTTCTGTCTTTTCCGCTACGTGTCACGATTCCGGACCGAGACGGTCAAAACGAAGTTATCGAAATCAGTGTCAGCAAAGACGGCTCCCAAGAGGAGGCATCAGGTTATCGGAACGGTTCGCACGTGGAGATTACAGGAACGCTGTTTCTGAAACGCAGGGGTGACAAACTCTATTTCAACCTTTTTGCAGACCGTATCGATCCGGTTGCCTCAGACACGGCGGATTTTCTCAAAGGAGATATGGCATTTCGCGGTAAAGTGGGCAAAAATATCGAGGAACGGAAAGACAGGAACGACAAACCCTACACGATGTTCTCGGCATTCAGCATCAAGAAGGTCGATGAGAATTTCGAGTACCAGTGGGTGCGCTTCTTCTGCTTCGACAGGCAACGCGAAGAGTGGTTGCAACCGGGTGTCAAGGTAGAGGCCAAGGGCGAACTGACGGTCTCGGTACATAACGGGAAGCCGGACATCTCCTGCCGAGTGGAAGAATTGATGCAATATGTTCCCGAATCGGATAACTCCAATCAGTAG
- a CDS encoding zincin-like metallopeptidase domain-containing protein: MKEKSQIEKNAEERQIELLSTALNEASNAGGHWLNAAGKGFPKFYPRGVAVSPFNGLFMALHSDRNGCKTNLFTLYSDAKARGTSVREHEQGVPFLFYNWNKYVHRNNPEDIISRDAYLKLDEEVQKQYKGIHNREIRTLFNIDQTTLPYVDKEEYDMVLLKDGSAVERGYSEADERRLHIRFNDFLLKMRDNLVPVRSDGSGMPHYETDRDAVYMPRQRDFGHYNDYVQEALRQIVSATGHQQRLAREGMVMKNGMGPSEDALKQERLIVEVASGIKMLELGLPARLSDKSLELVDYWNRELKENPNLVDALESDVNNALEVIHKAERGEKIEYATMRNRRQTSDMQEQLPKHFYVADEIRKHPNKEDKTIVIVIDPSSKSADVILPAGASPEVDNEVPGMNKARIGRALRREGIENVRFFNPDGAWGYRPDDTYFAQKQVSLARLKNWALEMLSTLDVTPAVKRADEIGFDQVQMIQDDKNRWALYLKPEHQSGYSIYPDKDDLNRFFSTLKQSMDNIENVRMELAHKYYALAETQPDLKVDLFSSGAQDIDLNRIQRVSVFKTKQEGTLCVATIDGKKLQPRSVTRQQWQRMWVAEDRAKYKCHLAATLFADVLRKGQTQEESAGKKQGEEDTQQQDKDKNPKQTAGEAQKAGSSLKELSIKDMPEQLYGKYEQIKEEQPEAVVLFKHGNNYYASMYDAETIANELNLPPSKERVPYDANKIILVFEHDNEETRQQIHALRAYVMDCDGMSKAQQNGPAETTDEENEQRPTMRR; encoded by the coding sequence ATGAAAGAGAAATCGCAGATAGAAAAGAATGCCGAGGAGCGACAGATAGAGTTGCTCTCCACGGCTTTGAACGAAGCATCGAACGCTGGAGGCCACTGGCTCAACGCCGCTGGCAAAGGTTTTCCAAAATTCTACCCGCGCGGTGTCGCCGTCAGCCCGTTCAACGGGTTGTTTATGGCATTGCATTCGGACCGGAACGGGTGCAAGACCAACCTGTTTACCCTTTACAGCGATGCCAAGGCTCGCGGCACATCTGTCCGTGAGCACGAGCAGGGAGTCCCGTTCCTGTTCTATAACTGGAATAAGTACGTCCATCGCAACAATCCGGAGGACATCATCAGCCGAGACGCCTATCTGAAACTGGACGAGGAGGTGCAGAAACAGTACAAGGGCATACATAACCGGGAGATCCGCACACTTTTCAATATCGACCAAACGACACTGCCTTACGTGGATAAGGAGGAATACGATATGGTATTGCTGAAAGACGGCAGTGCCGTGGAACGGGGATATTCCGAGGCCGACGAACGGCGATTGCATATCCGTTTCAACGACTTCCTGCTGAAAATGCGGGACAATCTCGTGCCCGTGCGTTCGGACGGAAGCGGAATGCCCCATTACGAGACAGACCGCGATGCGGTCTATATGCCGCGCCAACGGGATTTCGGACACTACAACGATTATGTACAGGAGGCACTGCGGCAAATCGTAAGTGCCACGGGACACCAGCAACGGCTGGCCCGTGAAGGCATGGTGATGAAAAACGGTATGGGTCCCTCGGAAGATGCCCTCAAACAGGAACGGCTAATCGTGGAGGTGGCTTCGGGAATCAAAATGCTGGAATTGGGACTGCCCGCCCGTCTGTCCGACAAAAGCCTTGAACTGGTGGACTACTGGAACCGGGAACTCAAGGAGAACCCCAACCTGGTGGACGCCCTTGAAAGCGACGTGAACAACGCCCTCGAAGTAATCCATAAGGCAGAACGGGGCGAGAAAATCGAATATGCCACGATGCGCAACCGCCGGCAGACCTCGGACATGCAGGAGCAGTTACCCAAGCATTTCTATGTAGCTGACGAGATCCGGAAACACCCGAACAAGGAGGACAAGACCATTGTCATTGTCATCGACCCGTCCTCGAAATCGGCGGATGTGATACTCCCTGCCGGTGCGTCGCCGGAAGTGGACAATGAAGTGCCGGGCATGAACAAGGCCCGTATCGGCAGGGCTTTGCGAAGGGAAGGGATCGAAAACGTGCGTTTCTTCAATCCTGACGGCGCATGGGGGTATAGGCCCGATGATACTTATTTCGCCCAAAAACAGGTGTCACTGGCCCGGCTGAAGAACTGGGCGCTGGAGATGCTCTCCACATTGGACGTAACGCCTGCGGTCAAACGGGCGGACGAAATCGGCTTCGACCAAGTACAGATGATTCAGGACGACAAGAACCGCTGGGCACTGTATCTGAAGCCCGAACATCAGAGCGGGTACAGTATCTATCCCGACAAGGACGACCTGAACCGCTTCTTCTCCACCCTCAAACAGTCGATGGACAATATCGAAAATGTACGCATGGAGCTGGCGCACAAGTATTATGCGCTGGCGGAAACACAACCCGACCTGAAAGTGGACCTGTTCAGCAGCGGGGCGCAGGACATTGACCTGAACCGGATTCAGCGGGTGTCCGTGTTCAAGACCAAACAAGAAGGGACTCTGTGCGTGGCGACCATTGACGGAAAGAAATTACAACCCCGAAGCGTCACCCGGCAACAATGGCAACGCATGTGGGTGGCGGAGGACCGTGCCAAATACAAATGCCATCTGGCGGCCACGCTTTTCGCCGACGTACTGCGCAAAGGACAGACGCAGGAAGAGAGTGCCGGAAAGAAACAAGGAGAAGAGGATACCCAGCAGCAGGATAAAGACAAGAATCCTAAACAAACCGCCGGGGAAGCCCAGAAAGCCGGTTCATCCCTAAAAGAGTTGTCCATAAAAGATATGCCGGAACAACTGTATGGCAAGTATGAGCAAATCAAAGAAGAACAACCGGAAGCGGTCGTCCTTTTCAAACATGGGAACAACTATTATGCTTCCATGTATGATGCGGAGACCATTGCGAACGAACTGAACCTGCCTCCGAGCAAAGAACGCGTTCCGTATGATGCAAACAAAATCATATTGGTATTCGAGCATGACAATGAGGAAACAAGGCAGCAAATTCATGCGCTACGGGCATACGTGATGGATTGTGACGGTATGTCCAAGGCACAGCAAAACGGGCCTGCAGAAACAACCGACGAAGAGAACGAACAACGTCCAACCATGAGGAGGTAG
- a CDS encoding glucosaminidase domain-containing protein translates to MANKNQEYTEQYADYAMEQMRRYGIPASVTLAQGILESSNGQSRLAQNENNHFGIKATPEWIAEGGRYSLYSDDKPNEKFCSYDSVGDSYEHHSRFLKENNRYARCFSLSPDDYKGWTLGLEKAGYATGGHYADSLQRIIEQNGLQKYDRQVMQEMEAQGKRFGVEENPLREAGNAVDYSFPVERKEFLFVTSPFGMRQDTKDGTKRMHTGMDIRCNNGDAVLATEQGGKVVAVGNKSLTVEYPRADGCKIQCTYKNLGEVFVRTDDTVQAGNRLGKSGKSGEHLHFSVRQIHADGTQRDVDPAAYLAEIAQKGNIKQQVLHNGNDLFAKYKSPENAKENLSPDAWMKKLLSSEDSGVGLSGCSDPIVEMAMTAFTSLMLLATQIDSKNEEEQKAAISEAMDRREIDLTSLLPGMKSCDLVIGENGRAVLQADNGSVQVSRELTSAELSRLSVTLNDGSLSEEAKRLRVTGLLNTVILSEAASLNFEQGMAEQRGQTEILKR, encoded by the coding sequence ATGGCAAACAAGAATCAAGAATATACGGAACAATATGCAGACTATGCGATGGAACAGATGCGGCGGTACGGCATTCCGGCCTCCGTGACGCTGGCACAGGGCATACTGGAAAGTTCCAACGGACAGAGCCGTTTGGCGCAGAATGAGAACAACCACTTCGGTATCAAGGCCACGCCCGAATGGATTGCCGAGGGTGGCCGGTACAGCCTGTATTCCGATGACAAGCCGAACGAGAAGTTCTGCAGTTACGACAGTGTGGGCGATTCGTATGAGCATCACTCACGCTTCCTGAAAGAGAACAACCGCTATGCCCGTTGTTTCTCGCTCTCTCCCGACGACTACAAAGGCTGGACGCTGGGGCTCGAAAAGGCGGGCTATGCCACGGGCGGGCATTATGCCGACAGTCTGCAACGTATCATCGAGCAGAACGGGCTGCAAAAGTACGACCGTCAGGTCATGCAGGAGATGGAAGCGCAGGGAAAGCGGTTCGGTGTGGAAGAGAACCCGCTCCGGGAAGCCGGAAATGCAGTGGACTATTCGTTTCCGGTGGAACGGAAAGAGTTTCTTTTCGTCACCTCACCGTTCGGTATGCGGCAAGACACCAAGGACGGGACAAAACGAATGCACACAGGCATGGACATCCGATGTAACAACGGCGATGCAGTGCTGGCGACGGAACAAGGCGGCAAGGTCGTCGCTGTCGGAAACAAATCGCTCACGGTGGAATACCCCCGTGCGGACGGCTGCAAAATACAGTGTACCTACAAAAACCTCGGCGAGGTATTCGTGAGAACCGATGATACAGTACAGGCCGGAAATCGGCTCGGTAAATCGGGCAAGAGCGGGGAACACCTGCATTTCAGTGTCCGGCAAATTCATGCGGACGGTACGCAACGGGACGTCGATCCGGCAGCGTATCTGGCTGAAATCGCACAAAAGGGCAACATCAAACAACAAGTGTTGCATAACGGCAACGACCTGTTCGCCAAATATAAAAGTCCGGAGAATGCCAAGGAAAACCTTTCACCCGATGCATGGATGAAAAAACTGCTCTCCTCGGAGGACAGCGGCGTGGGACTGTCAGGGTGTAGCGACCCTATCGTGGAGATGGCCATGACCGCTTTTACCTCCCTGATGTTGCTGGCGACGCAAATCGACAGCAAAAACGAGGAAGAACAAAAGGCGGCCATTTCCGAGGCGATGGACCGCCGGGAAATCGACCTGACATCGCTGTTGCCCGGCATGAAAAGTTGCGACCTCGTGATCGGGGAAAACGGGCGGGCTGTCCTGCAAGCGGACAACGGAAGCGTCCAGGTATCGCGGGAACTGACCTCTGCCGAGTTAAGCCGCCTGTCGGTGACGCTTAACGACGGTTCTCTTTCGGAAGAAGCCAAACGACTGCGTGTGACTGGACTGTTGAACACGGTCATCCTCTCGGAGGCAGCCTCGCTGAATTTCGAGCAGGGAATGGCCGAGCAACGGGGACAGACGGAAATCCTGAAACGATAA
- a CDS encoding M23 family metallopeptidase: protein MKYTEEMILHSDSGYCMPFEEPRGKDVELSLGYGEQVHPTTGEKFFHHGIDFKARYYILSAVASGIVSGVGNDPVHGICQTVRYGGYEVTYGLLSNVFAQFGQRVKAGQTVALSGERLHIEVKFKGEELNPIEFLTMLYGNIKALQETDGNGPAGFYDAETGVKNDYEKDQREIEELMLRFLPLYMEDLQRGAYTVPAHTEQSLRHIFTMGAMKEYFYEQMPSIANPLGLGRKAMPLACKVQNLLIADFLNYLALRHEVYLSTMGGEVKKNFMTKL, encoded by the coding sequence ATGAAATATACGGAAGAAATGATCCTGCACTCGGACAGCGGTTACTGTATGCCGTTCGAAGAGCCGCGGGGAAAAGACGTGGAACTGTCGCTCGGTTACGGCGAGCAGGTACACCCGACAACGGGAGAAAAGTTCTTTCATCACGGGATAGACTTCAAAGCGCGGTACTACATACTGTCGGCTGTGGCCAGTGGCATCGTGTCGGGCGTGGGAAACGACCCGGTACACGGCATTTGCCAGACAGTCCGTTACGGCGGGTACGAGGTGACATACGGTCTTCTGTCGAATGTGTTCGCACAATTCGGACAACGGGTGAAAGCCGGACAAACGGTGGCTTTGAGCGGTGAACGGCTGCATATAGAAGTCAAATTCAAGGGCGAGGAGCTGAACCCGATAGAGTTCCTGACCATGTTGTACGGCAACATCAAGGCTTTGCAGGAAACCGACGGCAACGGCCCTGCAGGTTTTTACGATGCGGAAACGGGAGTAAAAAACGACTACGAGAAGGACCAAAGGGAAATAGAAGAGCTGATGCTCCGCTTTCTGCCGCTTTACATGGAGGATTTGCAGCGGGGAGCGTACACGGTGCCCGCACATACGGAACAGTCGCTCCGCCACATCTTCACGATGGGAGCGATGAAAGAGTATTTCTACGAGCAGATGCCGAGCATAGCCAATCCCCTCGGACTGGGGCGCAAAGCCATGCCGCTTGCCTGCAAAGTTCAGAACCTGCTGATAGCGGATTTCCTGAACTACCTTGCCCTGCGGCATGAGGTGTACCTCTCCACAATGGGCGGCGAGGTAAAAAAAAACTTCATGACGAAGCTGTAG
- a CDS encoding toprim domain-containing protein produces MREGDLTYDDFLQRLNIQDVLIDAGYHLNRRDGLRYPSYVRIDSEGRRIRGDKFIVTQQGKCCFQAQQQKVYNIISFIKEHPQFFTEYRVGMSPDRLVNLVCNRLLNHPIEDRTTRIIQPKRDIRPFDIANYDLHKFNPQDRETQKKFYPYFKSRGIDLYTQYAFHRHFCLATKHREDGAAYTNLAFPLTLPKGDGTVVGFEERGRARMDGSGSYKGKAEGSNSSEGLWIASPAKTPLAEAKRIYWFESAYDAMAYYQLNQKWDKELRKGVFVSTGGAPSQQQFKAMIEATPHAYHHLCFDGDRAGQIFAINFALTHAGKTFTSNVTKDDKLLVRISGEENQNYEVKLEPFDFHRIVGTLLRPKEIYREDGTLDYRTIGDGYLQEMSMVCQDEYEMALAEGSASEETLEGMRQNIMAIEDAIRNLPAPGEDSTDLIVYEPADKGYKDWNEQLLAKAKLQESVHEEPARREEPEQERQARFHR; encoded by the coding sequence ATGAGAGAAGGAGACCTTACCTACGACGACTTCCTGCAAAGGCTGAACATTCAGGACGTGCTGATTGACGCGGGCTACCACCTGAACCGGCGCGACGGCCTGCGCTATCCCTCGTATGTTCGTATAGACAGCGAGGGACGGCGTATCCGCGGCGACAAGTTCATCGTGACGCAACAGGGAAAATGCTGCTTCCAAGCCCAGCAGCAGAAAGTCTATAACATCATCTCGTTCATCAAGGAGCACCCGCAGTTCTTCACGGAATACCGTGTGGGCATGTCCCCCGACCGACTGGTGAACCTCGTGTGCAACCGGCTGCTGAACCATCCTATCGAGGACCGGACAACGCGGATTATACAGCCCAAGCGGGACATCCGCCCGTTCGACATCGCAAACTACGACCTGCACAAGTTCAACCCGCAGGACCGGGAGACACAGAAGAAGTTCTATCCTTATTTCAAGAGCCGGGGTATCGACCTCTACACGCAATATGCCTTCCACCGCCACTTCTGTCTGGCGACGAAACATCGTGAGGACGGTGCGGCATACACCAATCTCGCTTTTCCGCTGACCTTGCCCAAAGGCGACGGTACGGTCGTGGGCTTCGAAGAACGGGGACGTGCAAGAATGGACGGAAGCGGCAGCTACAAAGGCAAGGCCGAGGGCAGCAATTCGAGCGAGGGGCTGTGGATTGCCAGCCCTGCCAAGACCCCACTTGCGGAAGCCAAGCGTATCTATTGGTTCGAGAGTGCCTACGACGCAATGGCTTATTACCAGCTTAACCAGAAATGGGACAAGGAACTTAGAAAGGGAGTGTTCGTCTCTACTGGCGGAGCACCGAGCCAGCAACAGTTCAAAGCCATGATAGAGGCCACTCCACACGCTTACCACCATCTCTGCTTCGACGGGGACCGTGCCGGGCAGATCTTCGCCATCAACTTCGCGCTCACCCATGCGGGCAAGACATTCACCAGTAACGTGACGAAAGACGACAAACTGCTGGTCCGTATCAGTGGCGAGGAGAACCAAAACTACGAAGTAAAACTCGAACCCTTCGACTTTCACAGGATAGTCGGCACGCTTTTACGTCCCAAAGAAATCTATCGGGAAGATGGTACGCTTGACTATCGGACAATCGGCGACGGATATTTGCAGGAGATGAGCATGGTGTGCCAAGATGAGTACGAGATGGCTCTTGCCGAGGGTTCGGCCAGTGAGGAAACGCTGGAGGGCATGAGACAAAATATCATGGCCATAGAGGATGCGATCCGTAATCTTCCCGCTCCCGGCGAGGACAGCACCGACCTTATCGTGTACGAGCCCGCTGACAAAGGCTATAAGGACTGGAACGAACAGCTCTTGGCAAAAGCCAAGCTGCAAGAATCAGTTCACGAAGAGCCGGCCAGAAGAGAAGAACCCGAACAGGAACGGCAAGCACGTTTCCACCGATGA
- a CDS encoding toprim domain-containing protein — MNDKELTHDDFLQRLDIRDVLLDAGYRQNRRFGLRLSSFIRTDSEGKRIRGDKFVITQHGKCCCQPPRQKEYNVVSFIKEHPHLFAEYHEGINPDRLVELVCYRLLHYPIPEQETRTGQPQRDTRPFDIADYNIQKFDPQDRGTQEKFAPYFEKRGIDLCTQQTFHRDFCLATRHSEDGQRRTCLAFPMTLPEDADKIVGFEKRGHAYTDGNSSYDDMTEGNHSGEGVWIASPARTALSEAKHIYWFESASEAMAYYQLHQAKNQELRKAVFVSTGGEPTEKQMRGVLELTIPARQHICFDTGREGWKFAQTLQKEICRTIRSTIEETPERKPYLDSIPDGNDLDEGEFYLLPKGGLQESCIRFDAEREEAISMSSSRLCAPEDVQDQIDTMRKCYREFREKLQDFLGIDKEHDVAISREMPDCRYTGWNEQLLAEQQQESVREESVREEEPEQERQTHFRR; from the coding sequence ATGAATGACAAAGAACTGACACATGACGATTTTTTGCAAAGGCTCGACATCCGGGATGTACTGCTCGATGCCGGTTATCGCCAGAACCGACGCTTCGGTTTGCGTCTCTCTTCGTTTATCCGCACGGACAGTGAGGGAAAGCGTATCCGGGGCGACAAGTTCGTCATCACACAGCATGGGAAGTGCTGTTGCCAGCCACCCCGGCAGAAGGAATACAACGTCGTTTCGTTCATCAAGGAACACCCGCATCTTTTTGCAGAATACCATGAGGGCATAAATCCGGATCGGCTGGTGGAACTCGTATGCTACCGCCTTCTGCATTACCCTATTCCCGAACAGGAAACCCGCACAGGACAACCCCAGCGGGACACCCGACCGTTCGACATTGCGGACTACAACATTCAGAAGTTCGATCCGCAGGACAGGGGTACGCAGGAGAAGTTTGCACCCTATTTCGAGAAAAGGGGTATCGACCTCTGTACGCAGCAAACCTTTCACCGGGACTTCTGTCTGGCGACCCGACACAGCGAGGACGGTCAGAGGCGCACTTGCCTCGCCTTTCCGATGACGTTACCCGAAGATGCGGATAAGATCGTAGGATTCGAGAAGCGAGGACACGCCTACACGGACGGTAACTCCAGCTACGACGACATGACCGAGGGCAACCATTCGGGGGAAGGTGTATGGATTGCCAGTCCTGCCCGGACAGCTCTTTCGGAAGCCAAGCATATCTACTGGTTCGAGAGTGCCAGCGAGGCAATGGCCTACTACCAGCTTCATCAGGCGAAAAACCAAGAGCTACGAAAGGCGGTCTTCGTCTCAACGGGCGGCGAACCTACCGAGAAACAGATGCGAGGCGTGCTTGAGCTTACGATCCCGGCCCGGCAGCATATCTGTTTCGACACCGGTCGGGAGGGGTGGAAGTTTGCCCAAACCCTGCAAAAGGAAATCTGCCGCACGATACGCTCCACCATCGAGGAGACACCGGAGCGGAAACCATATCTCGATTCCATACCGGACGGCAATGATCTGGACGAAGGAGAATTTTATCTGTTGCCCAAAGGCGGCTTGCAAGAGAGCTGCATACGATTCGATGCCGAACGGGAAGAAGCCATATCAATGAGTTCGAGCAGGTTGTGTGCCCCGGAAGATGTGCAGGACCAAATAGATACCATGAGGAAGTGTTACCGTGAGTTCCGTGAGAAATTACAGGATTTTCTCGGTATCGACAAGGAGCATGATGTCGCCATTTCCCGTGAAATGCCGGACTGTCGCTATACAGGCTGGAATGAACAATTGCTGGCAGAGCAACAGCAAGAATCGGTCCGTGAAGAGTCGGTCAGAGAGGAAGAACCTGAACAAGAACGACAAACACATTTTCGCCGATGA
- a CDS encoding PH domain-containing protein, whose protein sequence is MTMQHSIQDERNILLRPHTGQFVIDELPLMFVCMAGLVYGGMEGLPLSSMARIVSLFLLLVLLYRFIYLRRIRYRVGEEQLVSEHGIFIRRVDYMELYRIVDFQEHQSLLQQICGLKTVRILSMDRNTPRLDLIGVRCGNDIVAIIRERVEINKRKKGIYEITNH, encoded by the coding sequence ATGACTATGCAGCATTCCATACAAGACGAGCGGAATATCCTTCTGCGGCCGCATACCGGGCAATTCGTCATCGACGAACTGCCGCTGATGTTCGTGTGCATGGCGGGGCTGGTGTACGGCGGCATGGAAGGTCTGCCGTTGAGCAGTATGGCGAGAATCGTTTCCTTATTTCTGCTCCTCGTGTTGCTGTATCGCTTCATCTACCTGCGTCGGATACGTTACAGGGTCGGCGAAGAACAGCTTGTCAGCGAACACGGCATTTTCATACGCAGGGTGGACTACATGGAACTGTACCGTATCGTGGACTTTCAAGAACACCAGAGCCTCCTGCAACAGATTTGCGGGTTAAAGACGGTTCGCATTCTCTCGATGGACCGGAACACGCCAAGGCTCGACCTTATCGGCGTCCGATGCGGAAACGACATCGTGGCGATTATCCGTGAACGTGTGGAAATCAATAAACGAAAAAAGGGAATCTATGAGATTACGAATCATTAG